GGCTTCGCCATTATCGTCAGCGCAATCAGAGGCAGTGCGAACAGCTGCAGTGCGATCAACTGCAGTGCGAACAGCGTCGATTTCCAAGTCTTCGCAAAACCTGTCACTGAACGATCCCGTTCGTGAACGGATCAGGACAGCGTGCGAGGAAGTTCGTCAGAAAACGCCGCTCGCACAATCATTCACGAATTTCGTAACCATCAACCTGGTTGCGAATGCGCAGCTTGCCGCAGGCGGGAGCGCGGCGATGAGCTTTCTACCCGATGACATCAAGGATATTGAGGCAATTTCCGGCGCAAGCTACATCAATGTCGGCACGCTCCTGCCCTCGTATGAGGACGCGCTGAAGGATATAGCCAAAAGCTTCTTCGAGCGCACATCACTCTGGGTTCTTGACCCTGTGGCAGCAGGACTGGGCTCGACACGAACGCGGATACTGAAAGCTTTCGCCGAATACCCTCCAACAATCGTGCGCGCGAACGCATCCGAAATCATTGCCCTGTGCGGCATTTGGGATATCAGCCTGAAAACGGATTCCAACGGCAAGGTGAATCGTCCTGCCGGCGTTGAATCCGTAGACGACGTTGACAGCGCGACCCTTCATGCCATCGAACTCGCTCGGTACCTTCGTGAACATAACGCAACGCATACCGCAGCGGTTGCCGTTTCAGGAGAACGCGATCTGGTAACCGACGGCGACCGTGTCTATCGGCTTCCCGGTGGCAATGCCATGATGACGAAAATCACCGGTGCCGGTTGCTCTCTGGGAGGTGTGACGGCAACCTATCTGGCAGTAAGCGACCCATTGACCGCAGCACTCGCAGCTTCCCTGCATTTCAACTGCGCTTCCGAACAGGCTGGCACAGTAGCTCAGGGGCCTGGCAGCTTCCAGACAGCATTCCTGGATGCCCTGTGGCAGATTCAAGCTGCAGAAATCGCAGATTCAACCATCATTGACATGCATTGAAACATCAATCGTTGCATGAAGCAATACGCGATTACACGAAGAAATACGTGATTATACAAAGAAAATCGAGGAAAGAATGAAAGTTTCAACGCAGGTCAATGATTTTCCTTCGTTACGGAAGGTACTTGACATTTCGGCCTATCTGGTAATTGGGCCAGAGAACACGAATGGTCGTGACGTGGCAACGATAGTTAAGGAAGCGCTTGCAGGTGGAATCACATGCGTGCAATTGCGCGCCAAGCACTCCGACGCTTCAGAAATCATCGCACTCGCCCGTCAGATTGCCGAAGTCATCGAAGCTGCTGGGAAGAGCGATAGCGTCGCGTTCGTGATAGATGACCGCGTCGATGTCGCGTGGGAATGCAGATGCATGGGAATCAAGGTCGATGGCGTTCATGTCGGTCAGACTGACATGGATGTTCACTACTGCAGACAGTTGCTCGGAGATAACGCGATCATTGGTCTTTCGGCGGCAACAGACAAACTTGTAGATTTGGTGAACGAGCTGGATGAAGGAGTCATCGACTATGTTGGCGCAGGCCCTGTGCATCCTTCCGTGAGCAAACCCGATTGCGGTGTGGGAGACGATGGGCAGATGCATGTTCTCGCCGTTCAAGGCATCAGCAGGCTGGCAGACATCAGCCGATACCCCGTTGTCGCTGGAGGAGGTGTCAGCGTTGCTGACGTTCCCGAACTGGCCCGAACCAAGGCTGCAGGATGGTTTGTTATCTCTGCCATAGCAGGTGCCGATGATCCACAGAAGGCAACGGAAGCTTTGGTCAAGGCATGGCGCTCGGTTCGGGACAGCCAATAATTTCACATGTTCAATGCAAAAGGAGAATTTCATGAGTGAAGCAGAAATAACGAAGGAAGCAGCATCTCAGGCCCAGTCCACGCA
This Bifidobacterium sp. WK041_4_12 DNA region includes the following protein-coding sequences:
- a CDS encoding hydroxyethylthiazole kinase codes for the protein MRTASISKSSQNLSLNDPVRERIRTACEEVRQKTPLAQSFTNFVTINLVANAQLAAGGSAAMSFLPDDIKDIEAISGASYINVGTLLPSYEDALKDIAKSFFERTSLWVLDPVAAGLGSTRTRILKAFAEYPPTIVRANASEIIALCGIWDISLKTDSNGKVNRPAGVESVDDVDSATLHAIELARYLREHNATHTAAVAVSGERDLVTDGDRVYRLPGGNAMMTKITGAGCSLGGVTATYLAVSDPLTAALAASLHFNCASEQAGTVAQGPGSFQTAFLDALWQIQAAEIADSTIIDMH
- the thiE gene encoding thiamine phosphate synthase: MKVSTQVNDFPSLRKVLDISAYLVIGPENTNGRDVATIVKEALAGGITCVQLRAKHSDASEIIALARQIAEVIEAAGKSDSVAFVIDDRVDVAWECRCMGIKVDGVHVGQTDMDVHYCRQLLGDNAIIGLSAATDKLVDLVNELDEGVIDYVGAGPVHPSVSKPDCGVGDDGQMHVLAVQGISRLADISRYPVVAGGGVSVADVPELARTKAAGWFVISAIAGADDPQKATEALVKAWRSVRDSQ